In Leifsonia sp. ZF2019, a genomic segment contains:
- a CDS encoding glycosyltransferase family 2 protein, with the protein MTIDIMMPFYGDPQLFRAAVQSVRDQTHQDWRLVVIDDVYPDTEPGRWVQSLGDSRIVYVRNETNLGVSGNFSKSVELVQSDHFVLMGCDDLLEPDYLAVMTSAIERHPGASYFQPGVVVISDDGTPSLPLADRVKTWYRPDATTEFVLTGERMAVSLLRGNWAYFPSICWNTESVRAHGFDPAFDVVLDLKLQLDITLDDGSIVALPDRVFRYRRHAGSVSSWTAQDGTRFDEERAFFLAVSRRLAARGWRTASRAAAAHWSSRLNAATKIPGALAKRDGTGLRALLRHVFTGWR; encoded by the coding sequence GTGACGATCGACATCATGATGCCGTTCTATGGCGACCCGCAGCTGTTCCGCGCGGCCGTGCAGAGCGTGCGGGACCAGACCCACCAGGACTGGCGGCTGGTCGTGATCGACGACGTCTACCCGGACACCGAGCCGGGCCGCTGGGTCCAGTCCCTCGGCGATTCCCGCATCGTCTACGTGCGCAACGAGACGAACCTCGGCGTGAGCGGCAACTTCAGCAAGTCGGTCGAGCTCGTACAGAGCGACCACTTCGTCCTCATGGGCTGCGACGACCTGCTGGAGCCCGACTACCTCGCCGTCATGACCTCCGCCATCGAGCGGCATCCCGGAGCCTCGTACTTCCAGCCCGGGGTCGTCGTCATCTCGGACGACGGCACCCCGTCGCTCCCGCTGGCCGACCGGGTGAAGACCTGGTACCGGCCGGACGCGACCACCGAGTTCGTGCTCACCGGCGAGCGGATGGCCGTCAGCCTGCTCCGCGGCAACTGGGCCTACTTCCCGTCGATCTGCTGGAACACCGAAAGCGTGCGCGCGCACGGTTTCGACCCGGCGTTCGACGTCGTGCTGGATCTGAAGCTCCAGCTCGACATCACCCTCGACGACGGCTCGATCGTGGCCCTCCCCGACCGCGTCTTCCGCTACCGCCGCCACGCGGGCAGCGTGTCCTCCTGGACGGCGCAGGACGGCACCCGCTTCGACGAGGAGCGCGCGTTCTTCCTCGCCGTCAGCAGGCGGCTGGCGGCGCGCGGCTGGCGCACGGCCTCCCGGGCCGCGGCGGCCCACTGGTCGTCCCGCCTCAACGCCGCGACGAAGATCCCGGGCGCGCTCGCGAAGCGCGACGGCACGGGCCTGCGCGCGCTGCTGCGCCACGTGTTCACCGGGTGGAGGTGA
- a CDS encoding lipopolysaccharide biosynthesis protein has translation MGCRRGGAVHPATPSLEFLITAYEPLDEPLPEIRSGAEGRSARSSVALILGATVIAGVAGYVVTWRVYTTVGAAGYGVFSVFWSALFLVVGILFGLQQESTRATAQTQVARAAGPAAASARTVSMWAFAGVTALVVAAVVMVTSLLWAAPSLGAEHQGLAWFVAVGAALNCLVAGASGVMAGAGMWRQLAAIVAIDGILRVLGVVTVLSFSHDLVLLAVAVILPFPLSLAIVFLSAPRALVRNARLTIGVPALIANTGRTMLAASATAVLINGFPLVLSFFAGSDNHAQLGSLVLAVTLTRAPILVPLTALSSMLVSRFSHQPEQVGRTVALLLAGIAVVILVLCGAAWLWGEPVMHLVFGAEFDLGAGVLVALIASSGLIGALFVSGSAVLARDAHGLYATGWVVASVVTLVLLFLPVELPTRAALALAAGPAVGLVVHLIGMRVRAPRAEAPAS, from the coding sequence TTGGGCTGCCGCCGCGGCGGCGCCGTCCATCCTGCCACGCCCTCCCTGGAGTTCCTCATCACCGCCTACGAGCCGCTCGACGAGCCCCTCCCCGAGATCCGCAGCGGCGCGGAGGGACGCTCCGCCCGCTCGTCGGTCGCACTCATCCTGGGGGCGACGGTGATCGCCGGCGTCGCGGGGTACGTGGTGACGTGGCGCGTGTACACGACGGTCGGGGCCGCAGGATACGGCGTCTTCTCGGTCTTCTGGTCCGCGCTCTTCCTCGTCGTCGGCATCCTCTTCGGGCTGCAGCAGGAGTCCACGCGGGCCACCGCCCAGACGCAGGTCGCGCGCGCGGCGGGACCCGCTGCGGCTTCGGCCCGCACCGTGTCGATGTGGGCGTTCGCGGGCGTCACGGCGCTGGTCGTCGCCGCCGTCGTGATGGTGACGAGCCTGCTCTGGGCCGCCCCGAGTCTCGGCGCCGAGCACCAGGGTCTCGCGTGGTTCGTCGCCGTCGGCGCCGCACTGAACTGCCTGGTCGCGGGGGCCTCCGGGGTCATGGCGGGCGCCGGCATGTGGCGGCAGCTCGCCGCGATCGTCGCGATCGACGGCATCCTGCGCGTGCTCGGCGTCGTGACGGTCCTGTCGTTCTCGCACGACCTGGTGCTGCTGGCCGTCGCGGTGATCCTGCCGTTCCCGCTGTCGCTCGCGATCGTCTTCCTCAGCGCACCGCGCGCGCTCGTCCGCAACGCGCGTCTCACGATCGGCGTCCCCGCCCTCATCGCGAACACCGGCCGCACGATGCTCGCGGCCTCGGCGACGGCCGTGCTCATCAACGGGTTCCCGCTCGTGCTCTCGTTCTTCGCCGGGAGCGACAACCATGCGCAGCTGGGCTCCCTCGTCCTCGCCGTCACCCTCACCCGGGCGCCGATCCTGGTCCCGCTGACGGCGCTGTCGAGCATGCTGGTGAGCCGGTTCTCCCACCAGCCCGAACAGGTCGGACGCACGGTCGCTCTGCTGCTCGCCGGCATCGCCGTCGTCATCCTCGTGCTGTGCGGGGCCGCGTGGCTGTGGGGGGAGCCGGTCATGCATCTCGTCTTCGGTGCGGAGTTCGATCTCGGGGCCGGCGTGCTGGTCGCGCTCATCGCGTCGTCCGGGCTCATCGGCGCCCTGTTCGTCAGCGGATCCGCCGTCCTCGCCCGCGACGCCCACGGCCTTTATGCCACGGGCTGGGTGGTCGCGTCCGTCGTCACCCTGGTGCTCCTGTTCCTCCCGGTGGAACTGCCGACCCGGGCGGCACTGGCTCTGGCCGCCGGCCCGGCGGTCGGCCTCGTGGTGCACCTGATCGGGATGCGGGTCCGGGCGCCCCGCGCCGAGGCTCCCGCGTCGTGA
- a CDS encoding DUF2142 domain-containing protein, with protein MPRVLRPVRVFWIAFALFAALAGCWALATPVLSVPDENAHVVKAVAQVHGELIGHRVPDQRQLVMDLPQGYAYTQQVLCFAFHPAQSGDCGAELGDAGGSVEVATWVSAYNPLYYYVVGWPSLFIDGNAGVYAMRIVSGLVGALFFAWAAQAAIATVRARWMPAALLFGALPMVVYLTGAVNPNGFEALSAFALAMALLRLLEHHDPGYPVPLLSRRSLWIVVTVSSIALANARALGPLWLVVVVGLCLFAVGWTAVKNLFVARSSWLWLALIAAGGLFSLLWTLGGGSLSGQAEKSDAPLVGAGFLPAAAYMVRMIPTFAVQTLGYFGWFDTPLPGYALWPAVAAVTLLVVLAFVTARRREVLTLAVTGAVVVLLPIVVQAYSARQTGIIWQGRYGLFLYLTAFAIAAWALSRRGGERVDFLAPRITWTMSALLWVFVNLSFVLVLRRYVTGLDVPIGGLFKDPQWQPPLGWFVLAALYALVSAALMAYLARLSQRAAPTATLVERPEPEHAGLVAGPTR; from the coding sequence GTGCCCCGCGTCCTCCGCCCCGTCCGCGTCTTCTGGATCGCCTTCGCGCTCTTCGCCGCCCTGGCCGGCTGCTGGGCGCTCGCCACCCCGGTGCTCTCGGTCCCCGACGAGAACGCCCACGTCGTCAAGGCTGTCGCGCAGGTGCACGGCGAGTTGATCGGCCACCGCGTGCCCGACCAGCGTCAGCTCGTCATGGACCTCCCGCAGGGCTATGCCTACACGCAGCAGGTGCTGTGCTTCGCCTTCCACCCGGCACAGTCCGGAGACTGCGGCGCCGAGCTCGGCGACGCGGGCGGCAGCGTGGAGGTCGCGACCTGGGTGAGCGCGTACAACCCTCTCTACTACTACGTCGTGGGCTGGCCGAGCCTGTTCATCGACGGCAACGCCGGCGTGTACGCGATGCGGATCGTCAGCGGGCTGGTCGGGGCGCTGTTCTTCGCCTGGGCGGCGCAGGCCGCGATCGCGACCGTGCGCGCGCGCTGGATGCCGGCCGCGCTCCTCTTCGGCGCTCTGCCGATGGTCGTGTACCTGACCGGTGCGGTGAACCCCAACGGCTTCGAGGCGCTCTCGGCCTTCGCCCTCGCCATGGCACTGCTGCGGCTGCTCGAGCACCACGATCCCGGGTATCCCGTCCCTCTCCTCTCGCGGCGTTCCTTGTGGATCGTCGTGACGGTGTCGTCCATCGCCCTGGCGAACGCGCGCGCGCTCGGTCCGCTCTGGCTCGTGGTCGTGGTCGGGCTCTGCCTGTTCGCCGTCGGCTGGACGGCAGTGAAGAACCTCTTCGTCGCCCGTTCGAGCTGGCTCTGGCTGGCGCTCATCGCGGCGGGCGGTCTCTTCTCCCTCCTCTGGACGCTGGGAGGCGGAAGCCTGTCCGGGCAGGCGGAGAAGTCGGACGCGCCGCTGGTCGGGGCCGGCTTCCTCCCCGCCGCCGCCTACATGGTGCGCATGATCCCCACCTTCGCGGTCCAGACCCTCGGCTACTTCGGCTGGTTCGACACCCCGCTTCCGGGCTACGCGCTCTGGCCCGCCGTCGCCGCAGTGACCCTGCTGGTGGTGCTGGCGTTCGTCACCGCCCGCCGGCGCGAGGTGCTCACGCTCGCCGTGACCGGCGCCGTGGTCGTGCTCCTCCCGATCGTCGTGCAGGCCTACTCGGCGCGGCAGACCGGCATCATCTGGCAGGGCCGCTACGGCCTCTTCCTGTACCTCACGGCGTTCGCGATCGCCGCCTGGGCGCTCTCCCGGCGCGGCGGCGAGCGCGTCGACTTCCTCGCCCCGCGGATCACCTGGACGATGAGCGCGCTCCTGTGGGTCTTCGTGAACCTGTCGTTCGTCCTCGTCCTGCGCCGGTACGTGACAGGCCTCGACGTCCCGATCGGCGGATTGTTCAAGGACCCGCAGTGGCAGCCGCCGCTCGGCTGGTTCGTGCTCGCGGCGCTGTACGCGCTCGTGAGCGCCGCGCTCATGGCCTACCTGGCGCGGCTCTCGCAGCGGGCCGCCCCGACGGCGACCCTCGTCGAGCGGCCGGAGCCGGAGCACGCCGGCCTCGTGGCGGGACCCACGCGATGA
- a CDS encoding glycosyltransferase family 4 protein: MTEVAPLRIAIVYDCLYPYTTGGGERVYAELAARLANAGHAVDFLTRVQWDGPTPTEQPFRVVPIWDGPIADEQGNRLTSSAVRFATQVFTRLRRTRRDYDLVTVSALPPLNVFAARAALGRRGPWLLADWLEVWPARKWREYSGAAVGTVAAVLQALGLRRSDDVSVNSLFTLGRARSRLRAGTGFVLGLVDLAGAPRPASDDVDPGLLLFAGRHIPDKQLTVLPAALAVVRERVPGARLVVTGTGPETPALLEAAEAAGVPVDVRGRVPDDELTALMGRAAVLVNPSRREGFGLVVAEAAASGTPSVVVAGDDNAAVELIDPGVNGFVAASAEPEELADAIVRALEAGPELRASTRAWYAEASVQRSLDVSIAEILDRYASARG; encoded by the coding sequence ATGACGGAGGTCGCACCCCTCCGGATCGCGATCGTCTACGACTGCCTCTATCCCTACACGACAGGAGGCGGCGAGCGCGTGTACGCCGAGCTCGCCGCCCGGCTCGCGAATGCCGGCCATGCCGTCGACTTCCTGACCCGGGTGCAGTGGGACGGGCCGACGCCGACGGAGCAGCCGTTCCGCGTCGTCCCGATCTGGGACGGCCCGATCGCCGACGAGCAGGGGAACCGGCTCACCTCGTCAGCCGTGCGCTTCGCGACGCAGGTCTTCACGCGACTGCGCCGCACGCGGCGCGACTATGATTTGGTGACCGTCAGCGCGCTGCCTCCGCTCAACGTCTTCGCCGCCCGCGCGGCGCTCGGCCGGCGCGGTCCCTGGCTGCTGGCGGACTGGCTCGAGGTGTGGCCCGCGCGCAAGTGGCGCGAGTATTCGGGTGCGGCGGTCGGCACGGTCGCCGCTGTGCTGCAGGCGCTCGGCCTGCGTCGCAGCGATGACGTGAGCGTGAACAGCCTGTTCACCCTGGGCCGTGCGCGGAGCCGTCTGCGGGCGGGGACCGGATTCGTCCTGGGGCTGGTCGATCTCGCCGGTGCGCCGCGACCGGCGTCCGACGACGTCGACCCCGGCCTCCTGCTCTTCGCCGGCCGGCACATCCCCGACAAGCAACTCACCGTGCTCCCGGCGGCGCTGGCCGTCGTGCGTGAGCGCGTCCCGGGAGCCCGGCTGGTGGTGACCGGGACGGGTCCGGAGACCCCGGCGCTGCTCGAGGCCGCCGAGGCGGCCGGTGTCCCGGTCGATGTGCGCGGCCGGGTCCCGGACGACGAGCTCACCGCCTTGATGGGCCGGGCCGCGGTGCTGGTCAACCCGTCCCGGCGTGAGGGGTTCGGCCTCGTGGTGGCGGAGGCGGCGGCCTCCGGCACGCCCAGCGTCGTGGTCGCCGGCGACGACAACGCGGCCGTCGAACTCATCGATCCGGGGGTGAACGGCTTCGTCGCGGCGTCGGCAGAGCCCGAGGAGCTCGCCGACGCGATCGTCCGCGCGCTGGAGGCCGGGCCGGAGCTGCGCGCATCGACGCGGGCCTGGTACGCGGAGGCGAGCGTGCAGCGCTCTCTCGACGTCTCGATCGCCGAGATCCTGGACCGCTACGCGTCCGCCCGGGGCTAG
- a CDS encoding glycosyltransferase family 4 protein: protein MPRILVDLLFLTGRKGGMESYLRRLYSAMPQDAGVEFVGVISREAEALDLGWFPGETVRSGIAGEDRVAWALGELRSVAPWARKAGAALVHSPANVGPVRSSVPVALTVHDALPFAHPEWVPGRHATVLRWLVRRAARNAARVITISDASRDDIVRHLGVPEERIDVIPLAGGADVPVGPVPLSGRPTVLTMGNRLPHKNGETLVAALAELPAETRPRLVVTGETDGVDPLHRLAERLGVLDDVDFVGWVSADALERLYADATVVAVPSLFEGFGLPVLEGMSRGRPVVCSDLPVLHETGGPAASYVPATDPRAWAAELSRLLGDSAERERLIAAGLRRTEEFSWRTTAERTLASFQRALEEA, encoded by the coding sequence GTGCCCCGCATCCTCGTCGACCTCCTGTTCCTGACCGGGCGCAAGGGAGGCATGGAGTCGTACCTCCGCCGGCTGTACTCGGCCATGCCCCAGGATGCGGGCGTCGAGTTCGTCGGGGTGATCTCGCGCGAGGCCGAAGCCCTCGATCTCGGCTGGTTCCCCGGCGAGACCGTGCGCTCGGGGATCGCCGGCGAGGACAGGGTCGCGTGGGCGCTGGGAGAACTGCGCTCCGTCGCACCCTGGGCGCGCAAGGCGGGCGCCGCGCTCGTGCACAGTCCCGCCAACGTCGGGCCGGTGCGCTCCTCCGTGCCGGTGGCGCTCACGGTGCATGACGCGCTGCCGTTCGCCCACCCGGAGTGGGTGCCCGGCCGGCACGCGACCGTGCTGCGGTGGTTGGTGCGTCGGGCCGCACGCAATGCGGCGCGGGTCATCACCATCAGCGACGCGTCCCGGGACGACATCGTGCGGCACCTGGGAGTGCCCGAGGAACGGATCGACGTCATCCCGCTCGCCGGCGGCGCCGACGTGCCGGTCGGACCGGTGCCCCTGTCCGGTCGGCCCACCGTGCTGACGATGGGCAACCGTCTCCCGCACAAGAACGGCGAGACGCTCGTCGCCGCCCTCGCGGAGCTGCCCGCCGAGACGCGCCCCCGGCTCGTCGTGACGGGCGAGACCGACGGTGTCGATCCGCTGCACCGGCTGGCCGAGCGGCTCGGCGTACTGGACGACGTCGACTTCGTGGGCTGGGTCTCGGCCGATGCACTCGAGCGGCTGTACGCGGACGCCACCGTGGTGGCGGTCCCGAGCCTGTTCGAGGGCTTCGGGTTACCCGTGCTGGAGGGGATGTCGCGCGGCCGCCCCGTCGTGTGCTCCGATCTGCCCGTGCTGCACGAGACCGGAGGGCCCGCGGCCAGCTATGTCCCGGCGACGGACCCGCGCGCGTGGGCGGCCGAGCTGTCGCGACTGCTCGGCGATTCCGCCGAGCGCGAGAGACTCATCGCCGCCGGCCTGCGACGCACCGAGGAGTTCTCCTGGCGGACGACGGCCGAGCGGACGCTCGCGTCGTTCCAACGGGCGCTGGAAGAGGCCTAG
- a CDS encoding glycosyltransferase family 2 protein: MTPTIDVVVPVHGKWELTAACLAALAAQTVPHRVIVVDDASPDDTLDRLREHPEVQVEALGSNRGFAAACNHGIAAGDGDIVVLVNNDVTADPRMLEELVAALGAHPRLGSAAPLLLRPDGRVDSYGLCADVTMAGFVRGVGRTPEEVIASPGHRLLGPYGAVAAFRRAALDEVGLLDEGIFMYGEELDLALRLSAAGWGCAAAPDARGVHLGGGTSGKASATQRRRAGFGRGYLLRAYGVLGSFAGARAVITEVIVCAGDLVLSRDLASLRGRSSGWRAGANTYRRSRSIPGVDRELGFVASLLLRVGDRRG; encoded by the coding sequence GTGACGCCGACCATCGACGTGGTGGTCCCCGTGCACGGCAAATGGGAGCTGACCGCGGCCTGCCTGGCCGCCCTCGCCGCCCAGACCGTGCCGCATCGGGTGATCGTGGTCGACGATGCGAGTCCCGACGACACCCTCGACCGCCTCCGCGAGCACCCGGAGGTGCAGGTGGAGGCCCTCGGCAGCAACCGTGGATTCGCCGCTGCCTGCAACCACGGGATCGCCGCGGGCGACGGAGACATCGTGGTGCTGGTCAACAACGATGTGACGGCCGACCCGCGCATGCTCGAGGAGCTCGTCGCCGCTCTCGGGGCGCACCCGCGCCTCGGCAGCGCCGCCCCCCTGCTGCTGCGGCCGGACGGCCGGGTCGACTCGTACGGGCTGTGCGCCGACGTCACGATGGCCGGCTTCGTGCGCGGTGTCGGGCGGACGCCGGAGGAGGTGATCGCCTCCCCCGGTCACCGGCTGCTCGGTCCCTACGGCGCGGTGGCCGCCTTCCGCCGCGCTGCGCTCGACGAGGTCGGTCTGCTCGACGAGGGGATCTTCATGTACGGCGAGGAGCTCGACCTCGCACTCCGGCTCAGTGCGGCCGGCTGGGGCTGCGCGGCCGCCCCGGATGCGCGGGGAGTGCACCTGGGCGGCGGGACCTCCGGCAAGGCGTCGGCGACGCAGCGCCGACGGGCCGGGTTCGGACGCGGCTACCTGCTGCGCGCCTACGGCGTGCTCGGCAGCTTCGCCGGGGCGCGCGCCGTGATCACCGAGGTCATCGTCTGCGCGGGCGATCTGGTGCTCTCGCGCGATCTGGCCTCGCTGCGCGGGCGATCGAGCGGCTGGCGTGCCGGTGCGAACACCTACCGGCGGTCGCGGTCCATCCCGGGCGTCGACCGCGAGCTGGGCTTCGTGGCCTCCCTCCTGCTCCGCGTCGGCGATCGGCGGGGCTGA
- a CDS encoding glycosyltransferase family 2 protein → MQKTDVIELSILMPCLNEAETLATCIEKALGYLERSGVSGEVLIADNGSTDGSQQIACDLGARVVDVAEKGYGAALIGGIAAARGTYVIMGDADDSYDFANLDPFVERLRAGDELVMGNRFLGGIEPGAMPPLHKYLGNPVLSAVGRIFFRSPIRDFHCGLRGFNRQSILDLKLQTTGMEFASEMVVKASLGGSRVSEVPTTLKKDGRSRPPHLRSWRDGWRHLRFLLIFSPRWLFLVPGTVAFAIGILGTFFLSLGPLVIGDVGFDVSSQIYLAALSVVGYQAVLFAILTKIYAQHEGFRIPRSRNFDRLERRISLESAAVAGVILFVLGLAIAVVQFSFWASGGFGALDANATLRIAIPASLLMILGAQTIMAGMFLGVLSVVLKRR, encoded by the coding sequence ATGCAGAAGACCGACGTGATCGAGCTGTCGATCCTGATGCCGTGCCTCAACGAGGCGGAGACCCTGGCGACCTGCATCGAGAAGGCGCTGGGCTATCTGGAGCGCAGCGGCGTGTCCGGTGAGGTCCTCATCGCCGACAACGGCAGCACGGACGGGTCGCAGCAGATCGCCTGCGATCTCGGCGCCCGCGTCGTCGATGTCGCCGAGAAGGGCTACGGCGCCGCCCTCATCGGCGGGATCGCCGCCGCGCGGGGCACCTACGTGATCATGGGCGACGCCGACGACAGCTACGACTTCGCCAACCTCGACCCCTTCGTCGAGCGGTTGCGCGCCGGCGACGAGCTGGTGATGGGGAATCGCTTCCTCGGCGGGATCGAGCCGGGCGCCATGCCGCCGCTGCACAAGTACCTCGGGAATCCGGTGCTCTCGGCGGTCGGCCGCATCTTCTTCCGGTCGCCGATCCGAGACTTCCACTGCGGGTTGCGCGGATTCAACCGCCAGTCGATCCTCGACCTCAAGCTCCAGACGACCGGCATGGAGTTCGCGAGCGAGATGGTCGTCAAGGCCTCACTCGGCGGCTCGCGGGTCAGCGAAGTCCCGACGACCCTCAAGAAGGACGGACGTTCGCGCCCGCCGCACCTGCGCAGCTGGCGCGACGGGTGGCGTCACCTGCGGTTCCTGCTGATCTTCAGCCCGCGCTGGCTGTTCCTGGTGCCGGGGACGGTCGCGTTCGCGATCGGGATCCTCGGGACGTTCTTCCTCAGCCTCGGGCCTCTCGTCATCGGAGACGTCGGCTTCGACGTCTCCAGCCAGATCTACCTTGCGGCGCTCTCCGTGGTCGGCTACCAAGCGGTGCTGTTCGCCATCCTGACGAAGATCTATGCCCAGCACGAGGGCTTCCGCATACCGCGCAGTCGCAACTTCGACCGGCTCGAACGCCGCATCAGCCTGGAGTCGGCCGCGGTCGCCGGCGTCATCCTCTTCGTACTGGGCCTTGCGATCGCCGTCGTCCAGTTCTCGTTCTGGGCGAGCGGAGGGTTCGGCGCGCTCGACGCGAACGCGACGCTCCGGATCGCCATCCCCGCCTCGCTCCTGATGATCCTGGGAGCCCAGACCATCATGGCCGGTATGTTCCTCGGCGTGCTCTCGGTGGTCCTCAAGCGCCGATGA
- a CDS encoding glycosyltransferase family 2 protein, giving the protein MSGFPTVGIALCTYNGARFLDEQLASILEQEPPAEQVVVADDSSRDGSLEIVRRAADGTGVPIVVLEGTGAPLGVTANFERAVSAVTQELVALSDQDDRWHDDRLAVLRERFAADPDLVLLHTDADLVDADGRPLGRTLFESLEIQPHEFAAEESGRAFEAFLRRNLATGATVVFRRSLLDLATPFPADWVHDEWLAMIAAATGRVGVVRAATIDYRQHGANQIGVGAPTLSRKIGRVLEARGERNRTLASRFAVLADRLAALGDRVSAEQLAEARAKASFERTRAEFPANRLRRALPVLRLARTGLYERYASRGRADVLRDLLQPA; this is encoded by the coding sequence ATGAGCGGGTTCCCGACGGTCGGGATCGCGCTCTGCACTTACAACGGCGCCCGGTTCCTCGACGAGCAGCTGGCGAGCATCCTCGAGCAGGAGCCGCCGGCCGAGCAGGTCGTCGTCGCCGACGACAGCTCGCGCGACGGGAGCCTCGAGATCGTCCGGCGCGCCGCCGACGGCACCGGCGTGCCGATCGTGGTGCTCGAGGGGACGGGCGCGCCCCTCGGTGTCACGGCGAACTTCGAGCGCGCGGTGAGCGCTGTGACCCAGGAGCTCGTCGCCTTGAGCGATCAGGACGACCGCTGGCATGACGACCGTCTTGCCGTGCTGCGCGAACGCTTCGCAGCCGACCCCGACCTCGTGCTCCTGCACACCGATGCCGACCTGGTGGACGCGGACGGTCGTCCGCTCGGGCGCACGCTGTTCGAGTCGCTGGAGATCCAGCCGCACGAGTTCGCCGCCGAGGAGTCCGGGAGGGCGTTCGAGGCGTTCCTGCGCCGCAACCTGGCGACGGGAGCGACCGTGGTCTTCCGGCGCTCGCTGCTCGACCTCGCGACCCCGTTCCCGGCGGACTGGGTGCACGACGAGTGGCTCGCCATGATCGCTGCGGCGACCGGTCGCGTCGGTGTCGTCCGGGCGGCAACGATCGACTACCGGCAGCATGGTGCCAACCAGATCGGCGTCGGAGCACCCACCCTGTCCCGCAAGATCGGCCGCGTCCTCGAGGCCCGCGGGGAGCGCAACCGGACTCTCGCGAGCCGGTTCGCCGTGCTGGCGGATCGGCTCGCCGCTCTCGGCGATCGCGTCTCCGCCGAGCAGCTGGCCGAGGCCAGGGCCAAGGCGTCGTTCGAACGCACACGGGCCGAGTTCCCGGCGAATCGCCTGCGCCGGGCGCTTCCCGTGCTGCGTCTGGCGAGGACCGGCCTCTACGAGCGCTATGCGAGCCGGGGCAGGGCGGATGTGCTCCGCGACCTCCTGCAGCCCGCCTGA
- a CDS encoding O-antigen ligase family protein — translation MAEPRTPRVPAAVTEFLGSARFNSALALVAVGTAFSTHAIRALIGWPGLIGVLGGLAVLAAISFVAQWKLIEWHGLLPVSALLFVGWCALSLLWSQYQWATLAGVIYQLLFAFLAVYIALVRDAIQIVRVVGDALRFLLTVSLALEVLSGLLIDLPITFLGIQGNIAVGGPIQGLFGTRNQLSIVALIAFVTFLVELRTRSVRPPRAAFSITLAVLCILLAHSPVIAAVSLVVGLATFALYLMRKVPVHQRTFVQWGLAILTVAALVLAYLYRTRVIDLLNARADFQVRYRLWIQIWELIPVQQSVGWGWVGAWPTELYPFTAIQSATGVYHSDGLNAYLDVYLQVGIIGLLLFVALIALAFVRSWLLASNRRSVVYAWAPLVLVALLVTSVFESSILVEAGWLLLIVCTVKASQGMSWRLRLPRRDAA, via the coding sequence ATGGCCGAACCGCGCACCCCCCGGGTCCCCGCCGCGGTGACCGAGTTCCTGGGGTCGGCCCGCTTCAACTCGGCTCTCGCGCTCGTCGCGGTGGGCACCGCGTTCTCGACCCACGCGATCCGCGCCCTGATCGGCTGGCCCGGTCTGATCGGCGTGCTCGGCGGCCTCGCCGTGCTCGCCGCGATCTCGTTCGTCGCGCAGTGGAAGCTGATCGAATGGCACGGCCTGCTCCCGGTGTCGGCGCTGCTGTTCGTCGGCTGGTGCGCGCTGTCACTGCTGTGGAGCCAATACCAGTGGGCGACTCTCGCCGGCGTCATCTACCAGCTGCTGTTCGCCTTCCTCGCCGTCTACATCGCTCTGGTCCGCGACGCCATCCAGATCGTGCGCGTGGTGGGCGACGCCCTGCGCTTCCTGCTGACCGTCTCCCTCGCCCTCGAGGTGCTCAGCGGGCTGCTGATCGATCTGCCGATCACGTTCCTCGGCATCCAGGGCAACATCGCCGTCGGCGGACCGATCCAAGGCCTCTTCGGCACCCGCAACCAGCTCAGCATCGTCGCCCTCATCGCGTTCGTGACCTTCCTGGTCGAGCTGCGGACCCGTTCGGTGCGCCCGCCGCGTGCGGCGTTCTCCATCACCCTCGCCGTGCTCTGCATCCTGCTCGCCCACTCGCCCGTCATCGCGGCGGTCTCACTCGTCGTCGGACTCGCGACCTTCGCCCTGTACCTGATGCGCAAGGTTCCCGTGCACCAGCGCACCTTCGTGCAGTGGGGCCTCGCGATCCTCACCGTCGCCGCGCTCGTGCTGGCGTACCTGTACCGCACCCGCGTGATCGACCTCCTCAACGCGCGCGCCGACTTCCAGGTGCGCTACCGGCTCTGGATCCAGATCTGGGAGCTCATCCCGGTGCAGCAGAGCGTCGGCTGGGGCTGGGTCGGGGCGTGGCCCACCGAGCTGTACCCGTTCACGGCGATCCAGTCGGCCACGGGGGTCTACCATTCCGACGGCTTGAACGCCTATCTCGACGTCTACCTCCAGGTCGGCATCATCGGGCTGCTGCTCTTCGTGGCCCTGATCGCGCTGGCGTTCGTCCGCTCATGGCTCCTGGCCTCGAACCGGCGCAGCGTCGTCTACGCCTGGGCGCCGCTCGTGCTCGTCGCCCTGCTCGTGACGAGCGTGTTCGAGAGCTCGATCCTGGTGGAGGCGGGCTGGCTGCTGCTCATCGTCTGCACGGTGAAGGCGTCGCAGGGGATGAGCTGGCGGTTGCGGCTGCCGCGCCGCGACGCCGCGTGA